From the Acidimicrobiia bacterium genome, the window GAGAATCCGTGAAACATGCCGGTCTTGATAGCCGTGACGCCGACTGTGTTGCAGGTGATCCCCCAGGACTGGAACTCCTTGGCCATGACGTTCATCAGGGTTTCACTGGCGACCTTGGAAGCGGCATATATCGAATCGCCAGCAGGCTCGAGCGCTGCGGCCATTGAACCGATGGTAATGATCCGGCCACCGCTCTTTCGCATGAGCTTCGCCGCTTCTCGCGAGGCGCAATACGCGCCCATTACGTTGGTTCGTACTACCTCGGATGCTTCGGAAACGGGAAGGAGTAACGAATGCTGTGAAGCAACGGCGCCCGCGTTATTGATAAGAATGTTGATCGACCGGTGGGTTAAGCGAATTGAGCGGAAGGCGTCACGGACTGCCCCTTCGTCGGCGATGTCGACTCCCGCGTGATGCGTGTAGG encodes:
- a CDS encoding SDR family oxidoreductase, with the translated sequence MPDRYSGKVAVITGATRGIGRLITEYFLAEGAAVHGIARSEATINHETYTHHAGVDIADEGAVRDAFRSIRLTHRSINILINNAGAVASQHSLLLPVSEASEVVRTNVMGAYCASREAAKLMRKSGGRIITIGSMAAALEPAGDSIYAASKVASETLMNVMAKEFQSWGITCNTVGVTAIKTGMFHGFSEEVLDGVIAGLPIPRYATEKDIFNVIDFFASDDSDYITAQTVYLGGVH